One genomic region from Halococcus qingdaonensis encodes:
- a CDS encoding DUF5816 domain-containing protein, whose translation MEATMVDGRTRYVDREQTVRGSKGPFFVVYTDEHAEQRWGYLCGNCETVDNAMDAMGRLKCNRCANIKKPDEWDAAHE comes from the coding sequence ATGGAGGCGACAATGGTCGACGGGCGGACCCGCTACGTCGACCGCGAGCAAACAGTGCGCGGCTCGAAGGGACCGTTCTTCGTCGTCTACACCGACGAGCACGCCGAGCAGCGATGGGGCTATCTCTGCGGGAACTGCGAGACCGTCGACAACGCGATGGACGCGATGGGCCGTCTCAAATGTAATCGCTGTGCGAACATCAAGAAGCCCGACGAGTGGGACGCAGCCCACGAGTGA